A region from the Kribbella shirazensis genome encodes:
- a CDS encoding RuBisCO large subunit C-terminal-like domain-containing protein — MSAAAEVVATYLVETYLPLDQAAEAIAGEQSTGTFVKVARETAELRERFAARVLSVEELPPTGNADLPGASGDERKRSAHVRIAFGLDNFGPSLPNLLAAVAGNLFELRQLAGIRLLDLDLPLAFAERYPGPQYGVRGTRELLDRPDGVLLGTIVKPSIGLPPEELRLLVRELAEAGIDFIKDDELMGNPPHSPLAERVAVVSEELGKVAARTGRRPMYAFNITDDLDRMAANHDLVRDAGGTCVMVCVNLVGFSGLAWLRERCSLPIHGHRAMTGLYTRAPQLGIDYVAWSKLARLAGADQLHTNGLSNKFYETDEEVLRSIAAVRTPFLGGYETLPVLSSGQTAGLAPETYRRTNTTDLLVLAGGGIHGHPGGASAGVTAMRAAWAAATSGTDLQDAAEQVPALREALDTFGAPQSSAQDGGRRG, encoded by the coding sequence ATGTCAGCAGCTGCCGAGGTCGTCGCGACGTACCTGGTGGAGACCTACCTCCCCCTCGACCAGGCCGCCGAGGCCATCGCCGGCGAGCAGTCGACCGGGACGTTCGTGAAGGTCGCCCGCGAAACGGCCGAGCTCCGGGAGCGGTTCGCGGCCAGGGTCCTGTCGGTCGAGGAGCTGCCACCGACAGGAAACGCCGACCTTCCCGGGGCATCAGGTGACGAGCGCAAGCGCAGCGCGCACGTGCGGATCGCCTTCGGACTGGACAACTTCGGTCCCTCGTTGCCCAACCTGCTCGCCGCGGTCGCCGGGAACCTGTTCGAGCTCCGCCAGCTCGCCGGCATCCGGCTGCTCGACCTCGATCTGCCGCTCGCGTTCGCCGAGCGCTACCCCGGACCGCAGTACGGCGTTCGCGGGACGCGGGAGCTGCTCGACCGGCCGGACGGCGTCCTGCTCGGCACGATCGTGAAGCCCAGCATCGGGCTGCCACCCGAGGAGCTCCGCCTCCTCGTCCGCGAGCTCGCCGAGGCCGGGATCGACTTCATCAAGGACGACGAACTGATGGGCAATCCGCCGCATTCGCCGCTCGCCGAGCGGGTGGCCGTGGTGTCGGAGGAGCTCGGCAAGGTCGCCGCCCGCACCGGCCGGCGTCCGATGTACGCGTTCAACATCACCGACGACCTCGACCGGATGGCCGCCAACCACGACCTGGTCCGTGACGCCGGCGGCACCTGCGTGATGGTCTGCGTGAACCTCGTCGGCTTCAGCGGTCTCGCCTGGCTGCGGGAACGCTGCAGCCTCCCCATCCACGGCCATCGTGCGATGACCGGTCTCTACACCCGAGCGCCGCAGCTCGGCATCGACTACGTCGCCTGGTCCAAGCTCGCCCGGCTCGCCGGTGCCGACCAGCTGCACACCAACGGTCTGTCCAACAAGTTCTACGAGACCGACGAGGAGGTGCTGCGCTCAATCGCCGCCGTACGCACGCCGTTCCTGGGCGGCTACGAGACCCTGCCGGTGCTTTCGTCCGGTCAGACAGCGGGGCTGGCGCCGGAGACCTACCGGCGGACGAACACCACTGACCTGCTCGTGCTGGCCGGCGGTGGCATTCACGGTCACCCGGGCGGCGCGAGCGCCGGAGTCACCGCGATGCGGGCAGCCTGGGCGGCGGCCACCTCCGGCACAGACCTGCAGGACGCGGCCGAGCAGGTGCCTGCCTTGCGGGAAGCGCTGGACACGTTCGGGGCGCCGCAGTCGTCCGCGCAGGACGGAGGCCGCCGTGGTTGA
- a CDS encoding beta-L-arabinofuranosidase domain-containing protein has product MAMIPATLLLEDRAALAMNAVTGLADDDLDGIPFFSANLLARPARMDHGDWDYGSSHGRLTDAILLARQMTGGKDWDPRWETIADRYRQRLFALLHDDGLTYRQAHPKGHWLPNANLIDQRATLLAMTTAVVATDDPQAQQAADRQVAGLKRIAIKERDVWFYPASEYTKDGWPSSNAIDLHLAPDPASFSGRLIMPLLRYHQATGNTDALELCEWFARLIVEKSGVYNADGSFNAARAYRSGHFHTRVGTLEGLARLARHTGDHGLTEFVRRSYDWVLGEATRFGWTPGDLADQQYEHETCSLVDLVGLGTTLAGNGLTQYWAVVERFVRNHLAASQLQDVSWVESAPDRSQDEPGWRTYVNVGERVLGAFCGYGAPNDYVSDVPLGRGHTNDVQACCVGSGVRGLFWAWNSIVTGDNRLTRVNLLLTRGHHAVDVVSHLPVEGKVELHVNEPIDELRMRIPEWAGYARLKLQRGDDEWTGAERIWAPDGYLSIPRPRPGERITVTFPVVEQTTTELAAGNEFRTTWRGDDVIAIDPPGRSRPMYGDRPEHAGGLREYELHRPETEWSW; this is encoded by the coding sequence ATGGCGATGATCCCAGCGACCCTGCTGCTCGAGGACCGGGCCGCGCTGGCGATGAACGCGGTGACCGGTCTGGCCGACGACGACCTGGACGGCATCCCGTTCTTCAGCGCGAACCTGCTGGCCCGCCCGGCCCGCATGGACCACGGCGACTGGGACTACGGCTCCAGCCACGGCCGGCTCACCGATGCGATCCTGCTGGCCCGCCAGATGACCGGCGGCAAGGACTGGGATCCGCGCTGGGAGACGATCGCGGACCGCTACCGGCAACGCCTCTTCGCGCTGCTCCACGACGACGGGCTCACCTATCGCCAGGCCCACCCGAAGGGTCACTGGCTGCCGAACGCCAACCTGATCGACCAGCGCGCCACGCTGCTCGCCATGACGACCGCGGTGGTCGCCACCGACGACCCGCAGGCGCAGCAGGCGGCCGACCGCCAGGTGGCGGGGCTCAAACGGATCGCGATCAAGGAGCGCGACGTCTGGTTCTACCCCGCCTCGGAGTACACGAAGGACGGCTGGCCGTCGTCGAACGCGATCGACCTCCATCTCGCGCCCGACCCGGCGTCGTTCTCCGGCCGGCTGATCATGCCGCTGCTGCGCTACCACCAGGCGACCGGCAACACCGACGCGCTGGAGCTGTGCGAGTGGTTCGCCCGGCTGATCGTGGAGAAGAGCGGCGTCTACAACGCGGACGGCAGCTTCAACGCGGCCCGCGCGTACCGCAGTGGTCACTTCCACACCCGGGTCGGCACGCTCGAGGGTCTGGCCCGCCTGGCCAGGCACACCGGCGATCACGGGCTGACCGAGTTCGTGCGGCGCAGCTACGACTGGGTGCTCGGTGAGGCGACGAGGTTCGGGTGGACACCCGGCGACCTGGCCGACCAGCAGTACGAGCACGAGACCTGTTCACTCGTCGACCTCGTCGGGCTCGGTACGACGCTGGCCGGTAACGGTCTCACGCAGTACTGGGCGGTCGTCGAGCGGTTCGTCCGCAACCACCTGGCCGCGTCGCAACTGCAGGACGTCAGCTGGGTCGAGTCCGCGCCGGACCGTTCGCAGGACGAGCCCGGCTGGCGGACGTACGTGAACGTCGGCGAGCGCGTGCTCGGCGCGTTCTGCGGGTACGGCGCCCCGAACGACTACGTGTCCGACGTACCACTGGGCCGCGGCCACACGAACGACGTACAGGCCTGCTGTGTCGGGTCCGGAGTACGAGGACTGTTCTGGGCCTGGAACAGCATTGTCACCGGCGACAACCGGCTGACGCGGGTCAACCTGCTGCTGACTCGCGGGCACCACGCGGTCGACGTCGTCAGCCACCTGCCGGTCGAGGGCAAGGTCGAGCTGCACGTCAACGAGCCGATCGACGAGCTGCGGATGCGGATCCCCGAGTGGGCCGGGTACGCGCGGCTCAAGCTGCAGCGCGGCGACGACGAGTGGACCGGCGCCGAGCGGATCTGGGCGCCGGACGGCTACCTGTCGATCCCGCGGCCGCGGCCGGGGGAGCGGATCACGGTGACGTTCCCCGTGGTCGAGCAGACCACCACGGAGCTTGCGGCCGGCAACGAGTTCCGCACCACCTGGCGCGGCGACGACGTGATCGCGATCGACCCGCCGGGCCGGTCCCGCCCGATGTACGGCGACCGTCCGGAACACGCCGGCGGCCTGCGTGAGTACGAGCTCCACCGACCCGAGACGGAGTGGTCCTGGTGA
- a CDS encoding family 78 glycoside hydrolase catalytic domain, translating into MTTDWVLSEPPTELTGLTAYDLRCEHRVDPLGIGTARPRLSWRLASPTRGDRQAAFRVRVLRDGVQVWDSGWRDEPSTSVDHGGAPLTSQTDYTWQVEVRDAAGRVSGAEASFATGIFHDDEWEAHWIEHDYETDPYFEPPVDRAEPRTVRQATIAPPRYYRRSFELTQPVTRARLYATAHGLYQFSANGQRVGNDELTPGWTDYRERVAYQTYDVTDVLREGENVIGAVLGEGWWSGYVGWDTRSHAHHYGKKPQLLAQLVVDHPDGSRTVVATDGRWVERVGPIRFADLLMGESYDARHELGDWSSPGYDAGEWAPAGDVGGDVSTLIAMTTEPVRVTSELPAVAVTALAPGRFIVDLGQNLAGRVRLRVRGAQAGDRIRLRHGEMLQADGELYTANLRTADATDYFVSAGAADEFFEPVFTVHGFRYVEVDGYPGELTVEDVAGRVLHSDTPVAGRFECSDPGVNQLLSNIRWGQRGNFVSVPTDCPQRDERLGWTADAQIFLPTAAYQADVLTFFENWFADLAVAQTDEGAIPDVIPHVITGRHGTPAWADAATIVPWTLYRIYGDERVLRTAWPVMRRWVDYVHRANPDLIWRNRTSGHYGDWLQVGVKTDRDVLATAYFARSVEFTAAAARVLGLTDDAAKYGALHDEIAAAFVAEFVDAEGKIRGDTQTGYLLALAFGLLPEHAEQAAVKHLVADLERRERSLTTGFAGVALLCPILTKYGYADLAYDLLHDDRYPSWGYSIKHGATTIWERWDGWTEENGFGPVAMNSFNHYSLGSVGEWLYGDVAGISQSEQSIGFRDLVVKPRPGGRLTWAEASYDIPSGRVSTRWELSDGTLTLDVTIPPGADATIHIPTKDPDSTQESGRPLTESEGLTPLDSTPDTTLCRAAPGTYRFTTPA; encoded by the coding sequence GTGACAACTGACTGGGTGCTGTCCGAGCCGCCGACCGAGCTGACGGGGTTGACGGCGTACGACCTGCGTTGTGAGCACCGCGTCGATCCGCTCGGCATAGGTACGGCGCGACCGCGGCTGAGCTGGCGGCTCGCGTCGCCGACCCGCGGCGACCGGCAGGCCGCGTTCCGCGTGCGGGTGTTGCGGGACGGCGTACAGGTCTGGGACAGCGGCTGGAGGGACGAGCCGTCGACGTCCGTCGATCACGGTGGCGCTCCGCTGACGTCGCAGACCGACTACACCTGGCAGGTCGAGGTGCGTGACGCGGCAGGGCGCGTGTCCGGTGCCGAGGCGTCGTTCGCGACCGGCATCTTCCACGACGACGAGTGGGAGGCGCACTGGATCGAACACGACTACGAGACCGACCCGTACTTCGAGCCGCCGGTGGACCGTGCCGAGCCCCGAACGGTGCGGCAGGCAACCATCGCGCCACCGCGGTACTACCGGCGCTCGTTCGAGCTGACGCAGCCGGTGACCCGGGCACGGCTCTACGCCACTGCCCACGGCCTGTACCAGTTCAGTGCCAACGGTCAGCGAGTCGGCAACGACGAGTTGACGCCCGGATGGACCGACTACCGCGAGCGCGTCGCCTACCAGACGTACGACGTGACAGACGTGCTGCGCGAGGGCGAGAACGTGATCGGCGCCGTCCTCGGCGAGGGCTGGTGGTCCGGGTACGTCGGATGGGACACCCGGAGCCACGCGCACCACTACGGCAAGAAGCCGCAACTGCTGGCGCAGCTCGTCGTCGACCATCCGGACGGATCGCGGACCGTGGTCGCGACCGACGGCCGGTGGGTCGAGCGCGTCGGGCCGATCAGGTTCGCGGACCTGCTGATGGGGGAGTCGTACGACGCGCGGCACGAGCTGGGCGACTGGTCGAGCCCGGGGTACGACGCGGGCGAGTGGGCGCCGGCGGGTGACGTCGGCGGTGACGTGTCGACACTGATCGCCATGACGACCGAGCCCGTGCGGGTCACGTCGGAGCTGCCGGCGGTCGCTGTGACAGCGCTCGCACCCGGGCGATTCATCGTGGACCTCGGGCAGAACCTGGCCGGCCGGGTCCGGTTGCGGGTGCGTGGCGCCCAGGCCGGGGACCGGATCCGCCTGCGGCACGGCGAGATGCTGCAGGCCGACGGGGAGCTGTACACCGCGAACCTGCGGACCGCCGACGCGACGGACTACTTCGTCAGCGCCGGCGCGGCCGACGAGTTCTTCGAGCCGGTCTTCACCGTGCACGGCTTCCGGTACGTCGAGGTCGACGGCTACCCGGGTGAGCTGACGGTCGAGGACGTCGCCGGACGGGTCCTGCATTCGGACACTCCGGTCGCCGGGCGGTTCGAGTGTTCGGATCCGGGCGTCAACCAGCTGCTCAGCAACATTCGCTGGGGGCAACGCGGCAACTTCGTCAGCGTGCCCACGGACTGTCCGCAGCGCGACGAGCGCCTCGGCTGGACCGCGGACGCACAGATCTTCCTGCCGACGGCGGCGTACCAGGCCGACGTCCTGACGTTCTTCGAGAACTGGTTCGCCGATCTCGCGGTCGCGCAGACCGACGAGGGCGCGATCCCGGACGTGATTCCGCATGTGATCACCGGCCGGCACGGGACGCCCGCCTGGGCGGACGCGGCGACGATCGTGCCGTGGACCCTGTACCGGATCTACGGCGACGAGCGGGTACTGCGGACCGCGTGGCCGGTGATGCGGCGCTGGGTCGACTACGTGCACCGGGCGAACCCCGATCTGATCTGGCGGAACCGGACGAGCGGTCACTACGGTGACTGGTTGCAGGTCGGCGTCAAGACCGACCGGGATGTGCTCGCGACGGCGTACTTCGCGCGCAGCGTGGAGTTCACGGCGGCAGCCGCTCGGGTGCTCGGGCTGACGGATGACGCAGCGAAGTACGGCGCTCTGCACGATGAGATCGCGGCCGCGTTCGTCGCGGAGTTCGTCGATGCCGAGGGCAAGATTCGTGGTGACACGCAGACGGGGTACCTGTTGGCGCTGGCCTTCGGGTTGTTGCCGGAGCACGCCGAGCAGGCGGCCGTGAAGCATCTCGTCGCGGATCTCGAGCGGCGCGAGCGGTCGTTGACGACCGGGTTCGCCGGCGTGGCGTTGTTGTGCCCGATCCTGACGAAGTACGGGTACGCCGACCTCGCGTACGACCTGCTGCACGACGACCGCTACCCGTCGTGGGGGTACTCGATCAAGCACGGCGCGACGACGATCTGGGAGCGCTGGGACGGGTGGACCGAGGAGAACGGGTTCGGCCCGGTGGCGATGAACTCGTTCAACCACTACTCGCTCGGCTCGGTCGGTGAGTGGCTGTACGGCGACGTCGCCGGCATCAGTCAGTCCGAGCAGTCGATCGGCTTCCGCGACCTCGTCGTCAAGCCCCGCCCCGGCGGCCGCCTGACCTGGGCCGAAGCGTCGTACGACATCCCGTCCGGCCGCGTCTCCACCCGCTGGGAGCTGTCCGACGGCACTCTCACCCTCGACGTGACCATTCCGCCCGGCGCCGACGCGACGATCCACATTCCCACCAAGGACCCCGACTCCACCCAGGAGTCCGGCCGTCCCCTGACCGAGTCCGAGGGCCTCACCCCACTCGACTCAACCCCCGACACCACCCTCTGCCGCGCCGCCCCCGGCACCTACCGCTTCACCACCCCCGCCTAG
- a CDS encoding substrate-binding domain-containing protein encodes MRKPAAKPAARATIHDVARLAEVSTATVSRVLSGGKPVSPEVAERVRTAAQDVGYRPNPAAQTLLRGSSRTVGVVVPDLGNPYFAEILKGVAAEAAADDHHTLVAGTEEDPEQEYRSAIELARWVDGLLLCAPRMSTPRLREVAEAARRLVLINRVLRHPAVGSVVVDYHVGVRALCEHLASLGHKRIAYLQGPTAAWSDQQRQRGFRSPEASGLTIIRVPCGSTLVDGQEAVEEALSYNPTAMICFNDHVAVGVLSRLRELGLSVPGDISVAGIDDAPMSAHTDPGLTTYAASTVELGRQAWSRFGPEPTPATTHVQGELVVRASTAHPPRRR; translated from the coding sequence GTGAGAAAGCCTGCTGCGAAGCCCGCCGCCCGTGCCACGATCCATGACGTGGCGCGGCTGGCCGAGGTGTCGACGGCGACCGTGTCGCGGGTGCTGAGCGGGGGCAAGCCGGTGTCGCCGGAGGTCGCCGAGCGGGTCCGCACGGCCGCCCAGGACGTCGGCTACCGGCCGAACCCGGCCGCGCAGACACTGCTGCGCGGAAGCAGCCGCACGGTCGGCGTCGTCGTACCGGACCTCGGCAATCCGTACTTCGCGGAGATCCTCAAAGGGGTCGCCGCGGAGGCGGCCGCCGACGATCACCACACGCTGGTGGCCGGCACCGAGGAGGACCCGGAGCAGGAGTACCGATCCGCGATCGAGCTCGCGCGATGGGTCGACGGCCTGCTGCTGTGCGCGCCGCGGATGAGCACGCCCCGCCTGCGCGAGGTCGCCGAGGCGGCGCGCCGGCTCGTGCTCATCAATCGGGTACTGCGGCATCCCGCCGTCGGCTCGGTGGTGGTCGACTATCACGTCGGCGTCCGGGCGCTGTGCGAACACCTCGCGTCGCTGGGGCACAAGAGGATCGCGTACCTGCAGGGCCCGACGGCCGCGTGGTCCGATCAGCAACGCCAGCGGGGGTTCCGCTCTCCTGAGGCGTCCGGTCTCACCATCATCCGGGTGCCGTGCGGGTCGACGCTCGTCGACGGGCAGGAGGCGGTGGAGGAGGCGCTCTCGTACAACCCGACCGCGATGATCTGCTTCAACGACCACGTCGCCGTCGGCGTCCTGAGCCGCCTGCGCGAGCTCGGCCTGTCCGTCCCGGGCGACATCTCGGTCGCCGGGATCGACGACGCCCCGATGAGCGCCCACACCGACCCCGGCCTCACGACGTACGCCGCCTCCACCGTCGAACTCGGCCGCCAGGCCTGGTCCCGCTTCGGGCCCGAACCCACTCCCGCCACCACCCACGTCCAGGGCGAACTCGTCGTCCGCGCCTCCACAGCCCACCCACCCCGCCGCCGCTGA
- a CDS encoding pectinesterase family protein — protein sequence MRNRLLSLCLAVLVAAGVLTASATASTRASAANPATYGPFDPRIELDGHWGRDDDVAITVNSGSSVRFRFTGSQLGALFDTASITVPAQLYVAVDGQAPVLHKVDAERKVFAEGLDPAVAHTAEILVKDVDEYVNRWNVPLQTGVVLEKIELAPGAKLIPLPTTAEHRIEFYGDSITQGVMALCAELGTDCADGTKAYPHLVGKAFGADTNQVGFGKQGILQPGHGGVGTAAESFGWNLAGFPATGFDPEAVVVNFGTNDAAYPSAEFTPAYLAYLRKIRAADPQALIVALRPFNGTHADDIKTAVAAANDRRIVYVDTTGWLGPDDFNGSTHPNIQGHQVAAGKLTAVIKQLTGWSTGPIGKPKLAPVDVEEATCSDTPLTLTFDGPVRLGVTGKLRIHQANGEVVDTISLADLTSYHRTVGGARTDYDQVHTWTYQAVVVDGRTVKVYPHQRLAPGQLYYVTVDPGFVLGDPGITGANEWRFRTQRDPSTDDTLRVDAQGGGDFCTVQAAIDFVGEGHKSSIDVGPGLYRELVWVPPTKPGLTIRGAGAGKTVIGYPNNNLLNGDSAMGSVPVEQSYCQRRVIPQSDRFNCWRSAMAVFADDFTMSDVTVRNLTPYRGSQAEAFFGNGSRIVLARVRILGYQDSLRLQGQAFVTNSYVEGDVDFVWGTGGVFMQDSELKALHEGYYNQVRNIDNGPGNIFVRVRLTRAPEVADDSVFLARAELSRFPASQAVFIDSAMDSHVKKTGWLITSPNDCAAAGQLRFWEYHSTDLTGRPLDTTARLACSRQLGDDEAAKLRDPASVFGGWHPVVPRLER from the coding sequence GTGCGAAATCGTCTCTTGAGTCTGTGTCTGGCCGTGCTCGTCGCGGCCGGCGTGCTGACCGCGTCGGCCACCGCGTCCACCAGGGCGAGCGCCGCCAACCCGGCGACGTACGGCCCGTTCGACCCGCGGATCGAGCTCGACGGTCACTGGGGCCGTGACGACGACGTCGCGATCACGGTGAACTCCGGATCGTCGGTTCGCTTCCGCTTCACCGGGTCACAGCTCGGCGCGCTGTTCGACACCGCGTCGATCACCGTCCCGGCCCAGCTGTACGTCGCCGTCGACGGGCAGGCGCCCGTCCTGCACAAGGTGGACGCGGAGCGCAAGGTGTTCGCCGAGGGGCTCGACCCGGCGGTCGCGCACACCGCGGAGATCCTGGTCAAGGACGTCGACGAGTACGTGAACCGCTGGAACGTGCCGCTGCAGACGGGCGTCGTGCTGGAGAAGATCGAGCTCGCGCCAGGCGCCAAGCTGATCCCGCTGCCGACCACGGCGGAGCACCGCATCGAGTTCTACGGCGACTCGATCACCCAGGGCGTGATGGCGCTGTGCGCCGAGCTGGGCACCGACTGCGCCGACGGCACCAAGGCGTACCCGCACCTGGTCGGCAAGGCCTTCGGCGCGGACACCAACCAGGTCGGCTTCGGCAAGCAGGGCATCCTGCAGCCCGGTCACGGCGGCGTCGGGACAGCGGCCGAGTCGTTCGGCTGGAACCTGGCCGGCTTCCCGGCCACCGGGTTCGACCCCGAGGCCGTCGTCGTCAACTTCGGCACGAACGACGCCGCGTACCCGAGCGCCGAGTTCACGCCGGCGTACCTCGCCTATCTGCGGAAGATCCGTGCCGCCGACCCGCAGGCGCTGATCGTTGCCCTCCGCCCGTTCAACGGCACGCATGCCGACGACATCAAGACCGCCGTCGCCGCCGCGAACGACCGCAGGATCGTTTACGTCGACACGACAGGCTGGCTCGGCCCGGACGACTTCAACGGCAGCACGCACCCGAACATCCAGGGGCACCAGGTCGCCGCCGGCAAACTCACCGCGGTCATCAAGCAGCTGACGGGCTGGTCCACCGGACCGATCGGAAAGCCGAAGCTCGCTCCGGTGGACGTCGAGGAGGCGACCTGCTCGGACACCCCGCTCACCCTGACGTTCGACGGACCCGTCCGACTCGGCGTCACCGGCAAACTCCGGATCCACCAGGCGAACGGCGAGGTCGTCGACACGATCAGCCTCGCGGATCTCACGTCGTACCACCGGACGGTCGGCGGCGCGCGGACGGACTACGACCAGGTGCACACGTGGACGTACCAGGCGGTCGTCGTCGACGGCCGGACCGTGAAGGTCTACCCGCACCAGCGCCTGGCGCCGGGACAGCTGTACTACGTGACGGTCGATCCCGGTTTCGTGCTCGGCGATCCCGGCATCACCGGGGCGAACGAGTGGCGGTTCCGGACGCAGCGCGACCCCAGCACCGACGACACCCTGCGGGTGGACGCCCAAGGGGGCGGTGACTTCTGCACCGTGCAGGCGGCGATCGACTTCGTGGGCGAGGGGCACAAGTCCTCGATCGACGTCGGTCCGGGCCTGTACCGCGAGCTGGTCTGGGTGCCGCCGACCAAGCCGGGTCTGACGATCCGCGGTGCGGGTGCGGGGAAGACCGTGATCGGATACCCGAACAACAACCTGCTGAACGGCGACTCCGCGATGGGCAGCGTCCCGGTCGAGCAGTCGTACTGCCAGCGCCGCGTCATCCCGCAGTCCGACCGCTTCAACTGCTGGCGCTCCGCGATGGCCGTCTTCGCCGACGACTTCACGATGTCGGACGTGACGGTGCGCAACCTCACGCCGTACCGCGGTTCGCAGGCCGAGGCGTTCTTCGGGAACGGCAGCCGGATCGTCCTGGCCCGCGTCCGGATCCTCGGGTACCAGGACAGCCTCCGCCTGCAGGGACAGGCGTTCGTGACGAACAGCTACGTCGAGGGCGATGTGGACTTCGTCTGGGGCACCGGCGGGGTGTTCATGCAGGACTCGGAGCTGAAGGCGCTGCACGAGGGCTATTACAACCAGGTCCGCAACATCGACAACGGACCCGGCAACATCTTCGTCCGGGTCCGGCTGACCCGTGCGCCGGAGGTGGCCGACGACAGCGTGTTCCTAGCGCGGGCGGAGCTCAGCCGGTTCCCGGCGAGCCAGGCCGTGTTCATCGACTCGGCCATGGACAGCCACGTGAAGAAGACCGGCTGGCTGATCACCAGCCCCAACGACTGTGCGGCAGCAGGCCAGCTCCGGTTCTGGGAGTACCACAGCACCGACCTGACCGGCCGCCCGCTCGACACCACCGCACGACTGGCGTGCTCCCGGCAGCTCGGCGACGACGAGGCAGCGAAGCTGCGCGACCCGGCGTCCGTGTTCGGCGGCTGGCACCCGGTTGTTCCCCGCCTCGAAAGGTGA
- a CDS encoding glycosyl hydrolase family 28 protein, which translates to MTDHAPGWPDVERILADVRPPAFPAVDFPITSYGAVENDATAGIAAAVRACSESGGGRVVVPPGTWHTGPIHLRSHVELHVSEGATLRFSTDPSDYLPVVETRYEGVEVLNYSPMIYANGCTDIAITGTGTLDGQGSWDTWWQWFHECDEEFRRLREQSWYGVPLADRDAGHRLRSSFVQPYNCTNVLIEGVTLIRSPFWQLHPVLCRNVTIRDVVIDSHGPNNDGIDLESCRSVVISGCVIDAGDDCIVLKSGREADGLRVDVPTEDVLIEDCELGVKYGAITLGSDLTGGIRNVYVRNCTIGGPYFALYIKTNAVRGGFVENVYLRDITVTKVLKEVVQCNFYRGEGEAGPLTPYVRNVELRGVKVEQARNALLLRGYRHSRIEDFRLVDCEFTVDQPSTVQHAALTFDSVTVNGHPVKDVHQIR; encoded by the coding sequence GTGACAGACCACGCCCCCGGCTGGCCGGACGTCGAGCGCATCCTCGCCGACGTCCGGCCGCCTGCCTTTCCCGCCGTCGACTTCCCCATCACCTCGTACGGCGCGGTCGAGAACGACGCCACCGCCGGTATCGCGGCCGCCGTCCGGGCCTGCAGCGAGTCCGGCGGCGGCCGTGTCGTCGTACCGCCCGGCACCTGGCACACCGGCCCGATCCACCTTCGTTCCCACGTCGAGCTGCACGTCTCCGAAGGCGCCACGCTCCGCTTCAGCACCGATCCTTCCGACTACCTGCCCGTGGTCGAGACCCGGTACGAGGGCGTCGAGGTGCTCAACTACTCGCCGATGATCTACGCGAACGGTTGCACCGACATCGCGATCACCGGCACCGGCACGCTCGACGGCCAAGGCTCGTGGGACACCTGGTGGCAGTGGTTCCACGAGTGCGACGAGGAGTTCAGGCGTCTCCGGGAACAGAGCTGGTACGGCGTACCGCTCGCGGACCGCGACGCCGGGCACCGGCTGCGGTCGAGCTTCGTCCAGCCGTACAACTGCACGAACGTGCTGATCGAGGGCGTGACCCTGATCCGCTCGCCGTTCTGGCAACTGCATCCCGTCCTGTGCCGCAACGTGACGATCCGGGACGTCGTGATCGACTCCCACGGCCCGAACAACGACGGCATCGACCTCGAGTCGTGCCGCTCGGTCGTGATCAGCGGCTGTGTCATCGACGCCGGCGACGACTGCATCGTGCTCAAGTCCGGTCGCGAGGCCGACGGGCTGCGGGTCGACGTACCGACCGAGGACGTGCTGATCGAGGACTGCGAGCTGGGGGTCAAGTACGGCGCGATCACGCTCGGCTCGGACCTCACCGGCGGCATCCGCAACGTCTACGTCCGCAACTGCACGATCGGCGGGCCGTACTTCGCCCTGTACATCAAGACGAACGCGGTTCGCGGCGGGTTCGTGGAGAACGTCTACCTGCGCGACATCACGGTCACGAAGGTCCTGAAGGAAGTTGTCCAGTGCAACTTCTACCGCGGCGAGGGCGAGGCCGGCCCGCTGACGCCGTACGTCCGGAACGTCGAACTCCGCGGCGTCAAGGTCGAACAGGCCCGCAACGCGCTGCTGCTGCGTGGCTACCGGCACTCGCGGATCGAGGACTTCCGCCTGGTCGACTGCGAGTTCACCGTCGACCAGCCGAGCACGGTGCAGCATGCCGCGCTCACGTTCGACAGCGTGACCGTCAACGGGCACCCGGTGAAGGACGTTCACCAGATCAGGTGA